In the Camarhynchus parvulus chromosome 25, STF_HiC, whole genome shotgun sequence genome, GAGGCAAAATTTATTACCTGTAGTTATATTTGGATTATTCCGGTGCTTTCCAGCATTCAAAGGACAAACTGGAAATTAATAAAAGTAAAgaagagggattttgggatgaatggGAGACAGCAGGCTGATTTTTCATAAGGAACCTCGGGGTTAAACTGggaattttaattgcttttataaGCCTGACTCCTTTAATAAGCTCCTTTGGAAAACATTCAGGAGATGAAAGTATTACAATTTCTTCCTTGAAGTATTGAAATTTCTTCCTTGAAGAAATTTCTTCCTTGAAGAAATTTAGGAAAGGACAGAGAGGGTGGATTTAAACTGcgagaggaaggagcagcaggatcctcttccagctcagcatcctGGATGATTTTTGCCTCCCTGAAATCCCAGCAACCCTCGGTAGGGTGTTGGGATGTGCGCAGAGGATTTTCCTTGTGCTCAGGAAATTTGgcctggagggagcagaggacacgaggagggaggaaggcagaggaaattGTCTTTATTTTGGGCACCTGCCTTTGGAAGTGGATTTTTCCAGGGCTTTGCCACcagtcctggctctgccagggcccCTCGAGGCTAcgagatttttggggttcttgcCAAGATGCCTCTTGCTGGTGTGGGATATCCCAGCATCACACGGAGCATCTGTTCCTCCAGGAGCATCCCGGGATGCAGCCAaggaagagcagggaaatggATGAAAAAATAGCAGGGGAATGGCTCAAAAAATAGCAGGGGAATGGCTCAAAAAATAACAGGGAAATGGTTGAAAAAATAGCAGGGAAATAGCTCAAAAAATAGCAGGGGAATGGCTCAAAAATAACAGGGAAATGGCtcaagggagaaaagggaaatggttCAAAAAATAGCAGGGAAATGGCTCAAAAATAgcaggaaatgttaaaaaataagggaaatgGCTCAAGAAGAACAGGGAAATGGCtcaaaaaataatggaaatggCTCAAGGAGAACAGGGAAATTACTCAAAAAATTGCTTGGCAATGGCTcaaggaagaagagggaaatgGCTCATggggcccagcagagccctgagggctgctgtggggtctCATGGGGGTGTTCAGATGGGTCCAGTCTGATCCAGCACTGTGGGAACGAAGCCCcaaactgggggaactgggtGGGCAGAAAGGCAAATCCGGCCGGGGAACCTGGGAGCGATGCAAACcgttccctccctgcccctaACACCaacctcctctcctccccagctccccaagCCGCCCCGAAGATGTGCTCCCGTGAGAACagaggctgccacagctccgAGAGCTCCTCCTGCCACGGCGGCGGCTCCTCCTGCCACGACAGGGACCGCTCCTGCCACGGCTCCGAGGGGCTGGCGTGCCACGAGGTGACCCCGGTGCCCGACGTCACCCCCGTGGTGGTGCTGACCCCTCAGTGCCCGGCGGGCACCGGGCAGGTGCCCCTGGCCCAGGTGccgtgccagcagcagcagcagcagatcaaGCAGCCGGTGCAGTGGccgccgcagcagcagcagaagtgaaGAAGCTcggagctgctccctgtccctgagctTGGACAGGCCCTGCCTCATCCCTgcggcccttttccctcctcctgagAACCCCCGAGTGGCATTAGCGCGGTGGAATTGGGATTTGTTCTTcgttccctgctcctgcctccagtAGCAAAGGTGTGATGTTGAATTAAAGCCTAAAAGCTCATCAAAACCTGCTGGCGTCCTGGtgtttttccactgcttttcctttatCTCTGGCATCGTTCCCCAGCCTGTCTGGGCTGAGGGGAGCTGCTCTCCGCAGCTCCCTCCCCTTTCCCGTGGCATCCCAGAGGCTGGggtggctcagccctgcagtcCCCACACCTTGGGCACCTGCCAGGCTGATTTCAAAATCTGTCTGGGGCTGAAGGTGCGGATcaggctctctgcagccccagcccttggCTCGGAGCCTCAGCCCCTCATGGGCACGTTGAGAAGGGTTTGCAGTTTGTTCGTGGCtggtgagcacagagcaggctcTGTCCTGGAAGTCTGGAAATCCCTGATCTCCCTAAAGAGGAGGACACGAGCAGAGGAAGGACCACGTCGTGCTCAGTGTCCCTTCTGGCCCCTCTAAAACGGAGAATTTGGGGTTAGATTGGTCTTTTCTGGTCTCCCTGCTTTGAGAATCTGTGTTCCCTGCAGGAAATCCCAGAATGCCAGAGGAACTGAGGGTGGAAAAGCTCTCCGAGACCTTTGAGGGCAACCTGTGCCTGatgcccaccttgtcacccagcccagggcactgagtgccacctccaggccTTCCCTgcacacctccagggatgggcactccaaacctccctttCCAAGTCCTGACCACCCTTCCCaggaggaaattcctcctgatgtcccccctgagcctccttttctcccagctGAGCCCGCTCCAGgagttctccagccccttccccagctttgttctcttctctggacacactccagcccctcaatgccCCTCTCgagtgagaaaaaaaacattcccaTTTCCTCCCGAGGTTTTAACTGACTTGAACCATTAAAGTTATGAGCCCCCCTTGTAGTTgtggaagggggaaaaggaatttCAGATCTGCAGTTGGATTTCTCACTGCACCAGGCTgatttctgtggggtttggggctctgtgggatgagagcagcactgtgtgTAATGCACAAGATATTTAATTAGCCAAGGGTTCATGACGAACCTGGGAAAGGAACGAGAAAGGTGCTATTAGCGCTGGTTTTATTACTGCTCTTAATTAAAATAACGAGGAGCCTCAATGCCAGGTGTGAGGTCGGTGattgcaggagcagggaataaACATCAGGGTTGGGAacaggctccagcctggcttggggacatccaggggtGCCAATCCCTGTCCCCCCTCACCCAGCCTGGGCCAACCCAGCCAGACCAGCGGCTCCAGGCTGGCTTTGAGTTCTGGCTTTGTGGGAAGGGCAGATAAAATCTCCAGGGCGAATCCTTTCCAAGCAATCCGAGGTTTCACCTCCGCTCCCGGCTGAGCCGGAGCCAtccaggctgtgccaccccaTGGAAGGAAAGATTTTTGGCAAGGGCCCGAGGAGCAGAGACAGGGAATCTCTCCCTGGAGAGCTGGAGTGGTGTTATCTCCACACACAtctgcagagggaagcaggaaagGCTGCAGGAATCCAGCAGGAAATTGTCCCCACCTtctcctcccacagcagccaaggTGCTGAAACCCTGCAGAGAAATTCCCTGggcataaaaaaatataaaatatttctataggGATAAAACACTGCACTCCACCTTGCAGCGTTTGCAGCAAGCGCAGGTGGGTCCAGGCAGAGCCAAGTCAGGTGTGCAAATGCGGATAATTCGCTGTAAATGCTCCAGGCCGCTGGTGAAACCCCCTCAGACAACCACAGGGAGTGGCAGCGCTCAGCCCAAACCTCATGGAGCTCGTGCCACACCTcatgcagctccagctgctcatccCACACTTCCCGGAGCTCATCCCACATTTCGTGGAGTTTatcccacagctggagctcATCCCATacctcctggagctccagctgctcatccCACACTTCCTGGAGCTCATCCCACACCTCATAGAGCTCATCCCACACTTCCTGGAACTCCAGCTGCTCATCCCACACCTCCTGGATCTCATCCCACACCTCATGGACCTGGAAGCTTCCACACTGAGCCACCCCTGAAGAATGGGGCCTTTGCCCTCTCATGACCTCAGACATTTCTGTTTCCTGCCCCACTTCCTGATACTTACATCTGTCACCTTTTTTATTTCCGTTTTTCCCTCCTCACCTCTCCCGGGTGACAGCAAATCTCCTCCCACAtgtgccccaaaattcccagaagtGCTCCCTGACCCAAACCTCTCAGGGAGGAGTCACGGGTTGGTTCTGTGCACCAGGGgaacagagctcagctgtgagTGCTCCAGTCCGAGGGATCCCGGTGAGTCAGCAGAgcatcaccccaaatccctcgTGCCTCACTCCTAATCCCCGGTGCCATCCCGGTGTTGACACATTCCTGCCTTTTATGGGACAAGAAGATGTAATTGATGGGTCGGATGGGCATGACTTGTACCCAGGCATGGGAGACCAAAGTTCACCCGTGATTCACGGGAAAATCCAGGTTCTGAAGTGTCTCCTGCATCACGTTGTTGTGTTTGTGCCTCCATCTCTGTCTCATCATCCCTGAGATCATTCCAGAAGTGCTGGAAGCAgggcagcaacagcagcactcTGTCCtggctaaaattaaaaattctgggtaaaatcaaaagagaaaataaccaaaacctggttattttaaataaccaacccctgggagggtttgggccaccctggaggtgtccaaggaatgcTTGGACCTGGCGCTGAGTGCTCTCAGTGCTTGACCAGGTGGGGATTGGTCAAAGGTTGGGCTCGGTAgtcttggagatcttttccaacatCAGAGATTCTGGAAATCTGGGATTCTGTTCACCCCAAAGCATCCTGTACCACTGCCCCCAACACCACGTTGGGGTGCAAAACCAGACTGAAACAGCACCTGAAGCCTCAGGCTGGGTTTGCTCGGCCAGGTTTTGGTGGATGGGGATCCACAGAGGTGGCAGAACCTGTGAGCCATGGAGAGGAACCCACTCTGGGGCAGGTTTGGTGGCAAAACCTGTGGGCCATGGACAGGAACCCACTCTGGGGCAGGTTTGGTGGCAAAACCTGTGACCCCATGGACAGAAACCCACTCTGGTGGACGCCTGGAGGAGGAATCCTTGCTGGGCCACACGGGGCGGGCAGGTTGGAATGATCACTGCAGGACAGATTTGGGCTAACACAAACCTCTCATCGAGATAACCGGCCCCATTGTGCAATTCCCCTGCAGAATTCCTGCCCTAAACCTAATCCTCAGGGATTAAcatcaataattatttttttcacatggaGGTCGATCACGTGGAGCTCCTGGTCCAGGTGACcctgaggaatttgggattacAGACTGCCTGATCCACGTTGTCCACGAGCAGATCCATTGGTCACTTCCCGTGAAAATTCCTTCCAATCTCGTTCATAGGGAGGTGAAGGAATTAATGAGCTATTAATAATTACAATGCTAAAAGCACAGAGCATCAAAGGGAAAATACGGGAAGCTGAACACAGTGGATAGAAATGGGCTGGGATCTGTAATTAGGGATGCCTCATGTCCCAGATAAACCTGTGGAAAAGTATAAAAGgtttcccatcccagtttcctTCACTCGCTGCTCTGCTCCAAAACAGCTCCATCCCCACTGCTGGAAGGGTGAGtccaattttttctcttcccctggAGTTTCTTTAAGGAAACCTGGAGATTTTCCATGAGTTTGGGTGGAATTGGAGTGTTGGACACTCCCTCCTCACCTCTAGATCTTGGTCATGCTGGAGACCAAGTTCCTGATACTCACAAGagcaaattattaaaacaaattaaaataaggGCTTTGAGCAGAGGCTCAAGGCAAACCAAAATAACAGAAAGGGCAGAAAATACAGACAGAGGGGTTTGTGGAAAAAGGGCTTGGAGGTTTCCAAGAAGGAGGAATCAGAAGGTCTCAAGCTGGTCTTGGGAAATTGATGTTTGGAGCAATTTTGCTCATAGGAAATTGATGTTTGGACCAATTTGGCTCATGGGAAATTGATGTATGGACCaatttttctctggaaatcaAGTCCCATCCACAAAAGTTTCTGGGTTTAGCGAGGCATTAAAGCATCTCCCAAAAACACTGACCCCGCTTTCTCACCCCTTGAAGAACTggaaattaggaagaaaatgggGAATCCCAGAACAAATATCTATAagctcctgctggctgtgaccgttcctctctcccctccagctctgccacctcTCCAGGACGATGTGCTCCCGCggctcctgccacagccacgAGACCTCGTGCCATGAGTCCCGCTCCTCCTGCCACGACTCGGGGGCCTCGTGCCACTACACCATCCAGAGGCAGCCTGTGCAGAAGTTCAGCTACGTGACGCCCTGCTGCCCCCCGGTGCAGCCCTGCTACCCCCCAGTGCAGCGTTACTGccccccagtgcagccctgctgccccccagtGCAGCGTTACTGCCCCCCAGTCTGCCCCCAGGTCACCAAGAACATCTGCAAGCTGCCACCGTGCTACCCCAAGTACTGAGGGCACCCTGCTTTGGGTGCTGTCCATGCCTGAAGCTTCAATCGATGGttctttattcccatttttaatttgatCCTCGAGTTCCTCATCTGTGATTAGAATTGGGTTCCTGGTTTTGCTCTAATTTGGTTTAAGTACTGAGGGCACCCTGGATGGCTCCTGCTTTGGGTGTTCTCTGTGCCTGAAGCTTCAATCAATGGttctttattcccatttttaatttgatCCTCGAATTCCTCGTCTGTGATTAGAATTGGGTTCCTGGTTTTGCTCTAATTTGGTTTAATATGCTCGGCACGCAAGACCCAGCTCAGGTTGCTTCCCATGAAGCTGGGAAtgattcctgctgctttccaccCATCTGACATCctccaaaacaataaaatttgaTTTCCAAAAGTGAGAGAAGTTCATGGTCTCTTTATTCTTTGACCTTTTTTCTTCGGTTCCTGCCTTGGGTGTTCTCTGTGCCTGAAGCTTCAATCAATGGttctttattcccatttttaatttgatCCTCGAATTCCTCATCTGTGATTAGAATTGGGTTCCTGGTTTTGCTCTAATTTGGTTTCATTTGCTCGGCACGCAAGACCCAGCTCAGGTTGCTTCCCAGTGAAGTGGGGAATGATTCCTGCTCCCCCATCTGACATCCTCCAAAACATTCCCTCTGAcatcttctcctttttttttatttgcccCCGTACTGGAAGGTTTTAGAAGATTCCTGTCACCCTGACTCTCACAATAAAATTTGATTTCCAAAAGTGAGAGAAGTTCATGGTCTCTTTATTCTTTGAccttttttattccaaataattGTTACCTCTGACTTCTTAGTCACCACTTTTCTCCTCAAGCTGATCACAAAATGTCcctaaaatttcaaaataataaaagccaGTGATTCCAGAGGCAtttctggagcagctgaaggctCAGGGAGCTCACCTGCACCATATTTATTCACATATTGATACGGAGAATAGGTATTTATACATTAAATGTGTATTTACAATGTATAAATAAAtggtatttatatataaatgtatacaTAATATACATTTATATCCAAAAGGAATTTGCTCACAGGAGGGTAGCACAGGTGATTCCATGGATACCTGGAAGtttccaaggccaggctggacggggtttggagcaccctgggacaaTGGGAGGTGCCCCTGaccatggcagaggtggcactggaggTCTTGAAGGTCCCTCCTCATCCAGCCCATTCCAGGGTTCCACTGGAGGGAATTGAgtcccctcctcagcagctcctcacactTCGTTCGTCCCTCTGGCTCAGAGTCACAAACATTTTGAGGTGTCTAACAAATGCAAATAAGCACCTCGTGGCTTTTCCTAGCCCTCCTTCTTTCACTGAGCTCCAAATTACTGTTTTCAGCGACAATTGCAGGCACTTAAAATAAGTGTGAAATATCTCTGGGCTTTTGACAACCTCAGACTTTCCTTATCTCCCAGTCCAGCTGAGCCACCGGTTCCAGAACAGGCTCTGTGGCTGCATCAGCTTCCCCACGAGCTCAGCATTCAGACTCAGCTGGAGTTAATAACCCTGGGAGttgaatgagatgatctttaatgtcccttccaacccaagtcACTCCACAATTCCCTGATTCCGTGGATTCCTCCTGCCTGACGGAGAATTGACTCAAGGGACTCCCCCAAAAATGAGTTTTATCCACCCGGATGAAGCATTTCTACATCGCAGCAGCTTCCAGAAGACTTCAGATTTTCCAAAGCTCTAAAAGATTTCCCTAAAAGCTTTTGGGTTTCTGAACCACGGCctgacaaataaataaaaagatttcTAGAATCGTAAAATAGTTTGGGCGGggagggaccctaaagatcaccTCATTCCTTGATGTCTGAGTTGTTCCTGTGGCTCTCACCTGGATAAAAGTCACAGGAAAGGGACAATCGCCCATTTTATTCTCCTAAAACCTTGGGTTGCTCTGAGAGAAACTTGGGACCAAAGAGCGAAACGcgggaaagaataaaaattacaaaaccgCTTAAATTAAATGAGACCCCACAGAAACCTTGGGTTGGCAAAAATCCTCACACAACATTTCCTGCTGAGGATTTGAAACCCCCTCCAGCCAGGAGGAAAACATTGTGGcacaagcaaaaataaaacagctgacGGTTGGCAAACGGAAcggaaaaaattgggattggGGACGTCGTTCTGGCGTCACCTCCAGAGCCGAGGCGTCGGGTCCCAGGTAGTCACCAGGACCTCCCTCTAATGAagtccctgggagctgtggctctTAATTACAGTCCCTTGTGTCAGGGGAGAAAAACCTATCAATCAAAAAGTGACTCTGCCACGGAGAACCAGGGGCAGCACGCGGGGAAGGAGTCAACCGTCCAGAGTTGATGCAATCCCAGTTGCCCAACGACAAATCACTTAATAACTCCAGGGATAGGTTCATTTTTGCCACGGGAATATGCAACTGCCTCCAAAATTCCCTTCTAAGCAGATTGAGAAATTCCTCACTTATTAAAGCGCTGAGGAAAAAGTCatcattgggtttttttttttcctggctgcgTCAAGTCGGAAATGCTAAAAACAAGACACAGGAGATAAATATGAATATGAGGGTTTGTGTCAGCATTGCCAAGAGGTGTCTAATTCCCACAACAACCTTTGGGAGATATAAAAGTCCGGCATCCCCTGTCCATCCTTCACTCAGCACCAGCTCCACGAGCTCTTCCTCTTGCTCCAGCCAAGGGTGAGTTGGATTTTGTTGATTTATCTACTCTTGAGCTGTTTGCAGAGTTCTGTGTTTAGACCTTGCCTTTGTCTTAGAAATTCCTTATTTTCGATGGCTGGGTGTTTGAACAGACACAAGGAGTGCTTGATTTGCTCACGGGCGGGAtggcagaaaagaaggaaaaattgaaGGAGTAGATTTGGGAGTCTTTGGGAGCCAGCAAGGAATTCACTCCCAATTGATGGAGGCAGAGAGAGCTTGGACAATTCAGAGCAGTTTTAGAGGGAAATTCTACCCCGAAAAGTCCAACAAGAGCATCTTGGGAGGGAAATTCCCGTCAGAGCCGCACCATCATGGAGTGTCCTCCAAAGGAAGGGCCACCATGTCCCGTACACCCCAAAACAGAGGGAAACAAcatttcccatcccagtcccaaaGAAGAGCCAAGGAGGgggcagctgtcccagcctgaccatctctctcttccttccagctctgccaccactCCAGCACGATGTGCTCCCGCCGCTCCTGCCACGACTACGAGTCCTCCTGCCACAACtcccgctcctcctcctgcctcagaTCCTGGTTCTCCTGCCACAGATCCCGCTCCTCCTGCCACGAGCCCGAGCCCTCCTGCCACTACGTCCAGAGGCAGCCGGTGCAGAAATGCACCTACGCGACGCCCTGctgtccccccgctgtcccctgctgtccccccgTGCAGCGTTACTGCCCCCCTGCcgtcccctgctgtccccaggtgccctaCTGCCACCAGTATACCAAGAGCATCTGGAACCTTCCACCAGCATGCCCCAGGTACTGAACAggatccagccctggcagccgGAGCCACCGGCTCCTCCCTCGGGCACCCCGACCTCGGCTCGTCTTGTCCACGCTGAAACCCCCGGGTCTCTGCCGTGTGGGGATGAAATGCTCCCCTAATTAGCATTTGTGGTGTCATTCTTGCTAATTATTCCGGAAATGTCCTTTTCTAATTATTCAGGGTGTAATTATTTGTTGGGAATCTTTCTCTGTCTTGCGCTTCTGGTTCAGACTCATCTGGGTGTGGGAAACAATAAATCTGATTCATGAGACCCCCGTTGCCTTTGAAttcttttattctcattttccttgattttcttcGTaattttttcagggattttcaattcaaatttctttgtatttcctAAGTATCCCAATAGTTGGTGGCAAATAATTCCCACGTTCATTTGGGAATGGATGGAAGTCAGTAAAGGGAAGGGGGAGATGGTCAAAgattggactcgatgatctcagagggcttttcccacCTCAGTGATTCCAGGAAATTAAATGGAAGGGGAATAAGAAGGTCACATTGCTCCTTCTCAATATGTAATAACTTACTC is a window encoding:
- the LOC115913484 gene encoding putative small proline-rich protein 5; this translates as MCSRGSCHSHETSCHESRSSCHDSGASCHYTIQRQPVQKFSYVTPCCPPVQPCYPPVQRYCPPVQPCCPPVQRYCPPVCPQVTKNICKLPPCYPKY